Proteins encoded by one window of uncultured Celeribacter sp.:
- a CDS encoding class I SAM-dependent methyltransferase, with amino-acid sequence MLGDIPRALWYEATASDSLPRRPEHELVMNDSNTVTDYTSCGTEGGALFGPYLYNAVQVSARVQAGDLVLDLGCGSGQLLNLIAQWNPATQFRGVDLAPNMLSKARATAASSSLSNVDFIQSDFSTLESIADGSVDAVISSMALHHLPDRIALSRCFASIGRVLRPDGALYLMDFGRLRSDRSLEIFVGKVAISETEALAEDYRASLHAAFTPEDFQTEIARLGRQSVEFYRTPLAPLAMVAATPPRSTVPGRNAQFRQAVRRLNRTRRAELAQLRMFLSIGGLGFPR; translated from the coding sequence ATGCTTGGTGATATCCCCCGCGCGCTTTGGTACGAAGCCACAGCATCCGATTCTTTGCCCCGCCGGCCAGAGCATGAATTGGTCATGAATGACTCCAACACAGTAACTGACTATACGTCCTGCGGAACGGAAGGCGGCGCGCTTTTCGGACCATATCTTTACAATGCAGTGCAAGTCTCCGCCCGAGTGCAAGCCGGTGATCTGGTGCTGGACCTCGGCTGTGGGTCTGGCCAGTTGCTAAATCTCATTGCGCAGTGGAACCCGGCAACGCAGTTTCGCGGTGTTGATCTTGCACCCAACATGCTGTCCAAAGCTCGCGCGACCGCTGCGTCATCAAGCCTGTCCAATGTCGATTTCATCCAGTCCGACTTTTCCACGCTTGAGAGCATCGCGGATGGATCAGTCGATGCGGTAATCTCGTCTATGGCGCTGCACCATCTGCCGGACCGCATAGCACTATCTCGCTGCTTTGCCTCCATCGGCAGGGTACTTCGTCCCGACGGCGCGCTTTATCTTATGGATTTCGGGCGGCTACGCAGCGACAGATCACTTGAGATATTTGTCGGCAAAGTTGCCATATCCGAGACAGAGGCATTGGCAGAAGATTATCGCGCAAGCCTGCACGCCGCCTTCACACCTGAAGATTTCCAGACCGAGATTGCTCGTTTGGGTCGACAAAGTGTCGAGTTCTACCGAACACCACTTGCGCCCTTAGCAATGGTTGCTGCAACACCACCACGCAGCACAGTGCCGGGCCGCAATGCTCAATTTCGTCAAGCAGTGCGCCGATTAAACCGAACGCGCCGAGCGGAGCTGGCGCAGTTGCGAATGTTCCTTAGTATCGGTGGCCTTGGGTTTCCACGATGA